A stretch of the Malus sylvestris chromosome 10, drMalSylv7.2, whole genome shotgun sequence genome encodes the following:
- the LOC126585614 gene encoding uncharacterized protein LOC126585614: MNPIRAFSSPTELPASSTASKERPEDHSFDGIATNVKLLLKLIQEQNEACTKDNDDRKMQRVAGMMTIIDDVKTRIQKSQTVKRRAELRRCNTDLRPNVPRDKRPPEPVIDEKERLRRQLSASLAARKSLEIMCSGLGKENEIIASELARKVHELTGMEEHINDLRVQNEMLLAKVQAFAAEHKEKRCAGGGVEIHGNAALQERNKALSEQLLKSLDGCRSLKRKIKDAQKENNGMHSTMEEMGVEVQEGLEQIRALKQKIATSNEQAADIEEEISALEHLFESFSMKISKHGSKKGESAKHNTEIDTT; encoded by the exons ATGAACCCGATTCGAGCATTTTCATCTCCTACAGAGTTGCCAGCTTCTTCCACAGCTTCTAAAGAACGCCCAGAAGATCATAGTTTTGATG GCATTGCCACCAATGTGAAGTTATTATTAAAGCTAATCCAAGAGCAAAACGAGGCCTGCACAAAAGACAATGATGACAGGAAGATGCAAAGGGTGGCGGGAATGATGACGATAATTGATGATGTTAAAACCCGGATTCAGAAATCTCAAACCGTTAAGAGGAGAGCAGAGCTCCGGCGATGCAATACAGATCTTAGGCCAAATGTTCCAAGGGACAAAAGGCCTCCGGAGCCAGTAATTGATGAGAAAGAAAGGTTGAGAAGACAGCTTAGCGCAAGCTTGGCAGCGCGAAAAAGCCTAGAAATAATGTGTTCAGGCTTGGGAAAGGAGAACGAGATTATTGCATCGGAGCTTGCGAGAAAGGTTCATGAATTGACTGGGATGGAGGAACATATCAATGATCTTCGAGTGCAAAACGAGATGTTGTTGGCAAAAGTACAAGCTTTTGCAGCAGAGCACAAGGAGAAGAGGTGTGCCGGTGGTGGGGTAGAGATTCATGGGAATGCAGCACTCCAGGAGCGAAACAAGGCACTTTCGGAGCAACTTCTTAAGTCCCTTGATGGGTGTAGATCCTTAAAGAGAAAGATCAAGGACGCACAAAAGGAAAACAATGGGATGCACTCGACCATGGAGGAGATGGGGGTGGAAGTTCAAGAAGGCCTAGAACAAATACGCGCACTCAAGCAAAAGATTGCCACAAGCAATGAGCAAGCAGCAGATATCGAAGAGGAGATCTCAGCATTGGAGCATCTGTTTGAGAGCTTCAGTATGAAGATTTCGAAGCATGGGTCGAAAAAAGGTGAAAGTGCAAAACACAACACTGAGATCGACACTACTTAA